In Paroedura picta isolate Pp20150507F chromosome 1, Ppicta_v3.0, whole genome shotgun sequence, the following are encoded in one genomic region:
- the NANP gene encoding N-acylneuraminate-9-phosphatase isoform X2, with protein MICNKVQAKLLKECHDPSKMCITDLRIQHWEEAIQETKGGKANRNLASECYFLWKTTRLKYLTLAEETRGMLRDLRKIVRLLLLTNGDTQTQREKIEACACQPYFDAIVVGGEQKEEKPASSIFHHCCELLGVHPEDCVMVGDSLDTDIQGGLNAGLKATIWINRTVTDQKDTSPVPHYIISSVLDLPGLLQNHGIVNSEINQVCNACDRSNSASRSLAY; from the coding sequence ATGATCTGTAATAAAGTCCAAGCTAAACTCCTCAAAGAGTGTCATGATCCTTCTAAGATGTGTATCACTGACCTGAGGATTCAACACTGGGAAGAAGCTATACAGGAAACAAAGGGAGGAAAAGCCAATCGGAATCTGGCTTCAGAATGTTATTTCCTTTGGAAAACCACCCGTCTGAAATATTTGACCTTAGCGGAAGAGACCAGAGGGATGCTTAGGGACCTGAGAAAAATTGTCCGTTTGCTACTGCTGACAAATGGAGACACgcagacacagagagaaaagaTTGAAGCTTGTGCCTGCCAGCCCTACTTTGATGCAATTGTAGTTGGTGgagaacagaaagaagagaaaccagCATCATCAATATTTCACCACTGCTGTGAACTTCTGGGGGTTCATCCTGAGGACTGTGTGATGGTCGGTGATTCTCTAGATACAGACATTCAAGGAGGTCTGAATGCAGGTTTGAAAGCAACAATCTGGATAAACAGAACAGTCACTGACCAGAAAGACACTTCTCCAGTCCCTCACTATATAATTTCTTCTGTTCTTGATCTCCCTGGGCTATTACAGAACCATGGGATTGTTAATTCAGAGATCAACCAAGTCTGCAATGCATGTGATAGATCCAACAGTGCTTCTAGGTCTTTAGCTTACTAG
- the NANP gene encoding N-acylneuraminate-9-phosphatase isoform X1, whose translation MGLQGIKAVFFDLDNTLIDTAAAGRRAIEAVINALQSEHHCDERDAYMICNKVQAKLLKECHDPSKMCITDLRIQHWEEAIQETKGGKANRNLASECYFLWKTTRLKYLTLAEETRGMLRDLRKIVRLLLLTNGDTQTQREKIEACACQPYFDAIVVGGEQKEEKPASSIFHHCCELLGVHPEDCVMVGDSLDTDIQGGLNAGLKATIWINRTVTDQKDTSPVPHYIISSVLDLPGLLQNHGIVNSEINQVCNACDRSNSASRSLAY comes from the exons ATGGGGCTGCAGGGGATCAAGGCCGTTTTCTTTGACTTGGACAACACGTTGATTGACACGGCCGCGGCAGGCCGGAGAGCCATCGAGGCG GTGATAAATGCCTTACAATCAGAGCATCACTGTGATGAAAGAGACGCTTACATGATCTGTAATAAAGTCCAAGCTAAACTCCTCAAAGAGTGTCATGATCCTTCTAAGATGTGTATCACTGACCTGAGGATTCAACACTGGGAAGAAGCTATACAGGAAACAAAGGGAGGAAAAGCCAATCGGAATCTGGCTTCAGAATGTTATTTCCTTTGGAAAACCACCCGTCTGAAATATTTGACCTTAGCGGAAGAGACCAGAGGGATGCTTAGGGACCTGAGAAAAATTGTCCGTTTGCTACTGCTGACAAATGGAGACACgcagacacagagagaaaagaTTGAAGCTTGTGCCTGCCAGCCCTACTTTGATGCAATTGTAGTTGGTGgagaacagaaagaagagaaaccagCATCATCAATATTTCACCACTGCTGTGAACTTCTGGGGGTTCATCCTGAGGACTGTGTGATGGTCGGTGATTCTCTAGATACAGACATTCAAGGAGGTCTGAATGCAGGTTTGAAAGCAACAATCTGGATAAACAGAACAGTCACTGACCAGAAAGACACTTCTCCAGTCCCTCACTATATAATTTCTTCTGTTCTTGATCTCCCTGGGCTATTACAGAACCATGGGATTGTTAATTCAGAGATCAACCAAGTCTGCAATGCATGTGATAGATCCAACAGTGCTTCTAGGTCTTTAGCTTACTAG